A single genomic interval of Porphyromonas sp. oral taxon 275 harbors:
- the ffh gene encoding signal recognition particle protein encodes MFENLSERLERSFKLLKGEGKITELNVAETLKDVRRALLEADVNYNVAKKFTEDVKEKALGQDVLTAVRPGELMVKIVHDELAKLMGGAACEIRLEGSPAIILMSGLQGSGKTTFSGKLATLLKTKQAKKPLLVAADVYRPAAIEQLRVLAEQIGVPVYYDLESKDPVAIARRGIAEAMSQGCNVVIIDTAGRLAVDEEMMREIQAIKEAVRPSETLFVVDSMTGQDAVNTAKAFNDRLNFDGVVLTKLDGDTRGGAALSIRTVVDKPIKFVGMGEKMDALDVFHPERMADRILGMGDIVSLVERAQQIYDEREARRLEERIAKDQFDFNDFLAQIQQIKKMGNIKDLAAMIPGIGKALKDIDIKDDAFKSIEAIIYSMTPEERSKPHILDGHRRKRIAAGSGTSVQDVNKLLTQFTQTRKMMKSLQGFKGGKMPKLPKLPKMPGGGRFGF; translated from the coding sequence ATGTTTGAGAACCTGAGTGAGCGCCTAGAGCGCTCCTTCAAGCTCCTCAAGGGTGAGGGCAAGATCACCGAGCTCAACGTCGCCGAGACCCTCAAGGACGTACGCCGCGCCCTCCTCGAGGCCGACGTCAACTACAACGTCGCTAAGAAGTTCACCGAGGACGTCAAGGAGAAGGCCCTCGGGCAAGACGTCCTGACCGCCGTCCGCCCAGGCGAACTGATGGTCAAGATCGTCCACGACGAGCTCGCCAAGCTGATGGGTGGTGCCGCCTGCGAGATCCGCCTCGAGGGCTCCCCCGCCATCATCCTCATGTCGGGCCTACAGGGCTCGGGGAAGACGACCTTCTCGGGTAAGCTGGCCACCCTGCTGAAGACGAAGCAGGCCAAGAAGCCCCTCCTCGTAGCGGCCGACGTCTATCGCCCTGCTGCTATCGAGCAGCTGCGTGTACTGGCAGAGCAGATCGGCGTCCCCGTCTACTACGACCTGGAGAGCAAGGACCCCGTGGCGATCGCTCGCCGAGGGATCGCTGAGGCCATGAGCCAGGGCTGCAATGTCGTGATCATCGACACCGCGGGCCGCCTCGCAGTAGACGAGGAGATGATGCGCGAGATCCAGGCGATCAAGGAGGCCGTACGCCCCAGCGAGACGCTCTTCGTCGTCGACTCCATGACGGGGCAGGACGCGGTGAATACGGCCAAGGCCTTCAACGACCGCCTCAACTTCGACGGCGTCGTCCTCACCAAGCTTGACGGGGACACACGTGGCGGGGCAGCCCTCTCCATCCGCACCGTCGTCGATAAGCCCATCAAGTTCGTCGGGATGGGCGAGAAGATGGACGCACTGGATGTCTTCCACCCCGAGCGTATGGCCGACCGCATCCTCGGCATGGGGGATATCGTCTCGCTCGTGGAGCGCGCACAGCAGATCTACGATGAGCGCGAGGCACGTCGTCTCGAGGAGCGCATCGCCAAGGATCAGTTCGACTTCAACGACTTCCTAGCCCAGATCCAACAGATCAAGAAGATGGGCAACATCAAGGATCTGGCAGCGATGATCCCCGGCATAGGCAAGGCGCTCAAGGATATCGACATCAAGGACGATGCCTTCAAGAGCATCGAGGCCATCATCTACTCGATGACGCCCGAGGAGCGCAGCAAGCCCCACATCCTCGACGGGCACCGCCGCAAGCGTATCGCTGCAGGGAGCGGCACCTCGGTGCAGGATGTCAACAAGCTGCTCACGCAGTTCACCCAGACGCGCAAGATGATGAAGAGTCTGCAGGGCTTCAAGGGCGGCAAGATGCCCAAGCTCCCCAAGCTCCCCAAGATGCCTGGCGGCGGTCGCTTCGGCTTCTAA
- a CDS encoding 3-phosphoshikimate 1-carboxyvinyltransferase, producing MTLRLQPRELTAPQQLSWSLPSSKSLTARRLLLHALEEGGALLPLELDADTPEDIRVLVSALEAHRRGEPVIHVGASGTAMRFLTAYLAATTHYPLRLEGADRQHERPIAPLVTALRGAGADITYLEAEGFPPLAIAPARLEGELLELDASSSSQYLSALLLLSPRLSPGCCIELGNKPLASAPYAAMTLQLLGEAGYRWEQEGTRYRYLGKERGAGLQPLRDEADWSAASYAYVLTKLLPLGSSCFLSRLRYPSLQGDSEALLGRFALLGVQSEVQVEGMLLRHESAPSIREMSWEFNSCPDLVPSFAVLGCALGLPFHFTGVAHLRLKESDRLSALVTELAKLGYSLELAGDSLSYDGRPTKLTAGAPLPTLATYRDHRMAMALALLALKHPGLGIADAEVVAKSFPSYWQQLDPVLQLR from the coding sequence ATGACACTTAGACTACAGCCTCGAGAGCTCACAGCCCCGCAGCAACTTAGCTGGAGCCTGCCGAGTTCCAAGAGCCTCACCGCTCGGCGCCTCCTGCTCCATGCGCTGGAGGAGGGTGGGGCTCTGCTACCCCTCGAGCTCGACGCCGATACGCCAGAGGACATACGGGTACTCGTCTCGGCCCTCGAGGCGCATCGCCGCGGCGAGCCCGTCATCCATGTGGGCGCCTCGGGCACGGCTATGCGCTTCCTGACCGCCTATCTCGCGGCGACGACACACTACCCGCTACGCCTCGAGGGCGCGGACCGACAGCACGAGCGCCCGATCGCGCCGCTGGTCACGGCCCTCCGTGGAGCGGGCGCAGACATCACCTATCTAGAGGCGGAGGGCTTCCCGCCCCTCGCGATCGCTCCTGCGCGGCTGGAGGGCGAGCTGCTGGAGCTGGACGCCTCCTCTAGTTCGCAGTACCTCAGTGCCCTCTTGCTCCTCTCCCCGCGACTCAGCCCAGGCTGCTGTATAGAGCTGGGGAATAAGCCGCTTGCCTCTGCTCCCTATGCGGCGATGACCCTGCAGCTCCTCGGGGAGGCTGGCTATCGCTGGGAGCAAGAGGGGACGCGCTACCGCTATCTCGGTAAGGAGCGGGGTGCAGGACTCCAGCCGCTCCGAGACGAAGCAGACTGGAGTGCCGCCTCCTATGCCTACGTCCTGACGAAGCTCCTTCCCCTGGGCTCCAGCTGCTTCCTCAGCAGGCTGCGCTACCCTTCGCTGCAGGGAGATAGTGAGGCGCTGCTGGGTCGCTTTGCCCTGCTTGGGGTGCAGAGCGAAGTTCAGGTGGAGGGCATGCTCCTACGCCATGAGTCTGCCCCAAGCATCAGAGAAATGAGCTGGGAGTTCAACAGCTGCCCTGACCTCGTCCCGAGCTTTGCAGTCCTTGGCTGCGCCCTAGGCCTTCCCTTTCACTTTACGGGCGTCGCGCACCTGCGGCTCAAGGAGTCCGACCGCCTCTCAGCACTGGTGACTGAGCTCGCGAAGCTCGGCTACAGCCTCGAGCTCGCTGGGGATAGTCTGAGCTACGATGGGCGTCCGACGAAGCTCACCGCGGGTGCTCCCCTTCCCACGCTGGCCACCTACCGCGATCACCGCATGGCTATGGCACTGGCGCTGCTGGCGCTGAAGCATCCTGGGCTTGGGATCGCAGATGCGGAGGTCGTCGCGAAGAGCTTCCCCAGCTACTGGCAGCAGCTCGATCCCGTCCTGCAGCTGCGCTAG
- a CDS encoding GAF domain-containing protein, producing the protein MAEELKLSGIDRRTRYEELYPQLAALLSSEPLLLPNLANFAAALRQTFGFFWVGFYLVEGGELILGPFQGDIACTRICRGRGVCGTAWVEDRTLVVPDVEAFPGHIACSSASRSEIVVPVHDASGRVVAVLDIDSDELDDFTAELDAPELERYVRLLSPLFPLRDDT; encoded by the coding sequence ATGGCCGAAGAACTCAAGCTAAGCGGCATCGATCGTCGCACGCGCTACGAAGAGCTCTACCCGCAGCTCGCCGCGCTCCTCTCTAGTGAGCCGCTGCTCCTACCGAACCTTGCGAACTTTGCCGCCGCCCTACGTCAGACCTTCGGCTTCTTCTGGGTAGGCTTCTATCTCGTCGAGGGTGGGGAGCTCATCCTAGGCCCTTTCCAGGGAGACATCGCCTGCACGCGTATCTGTCGTGGCCGTGGGGTCTGCGGCACGGCCTGGGTGGAGGATAGGACGCTCGTCGTCCCTGACGTCGAGGCTTTCCCTGGGCATATCGCCTGCAGCTCGGCCTCTCGTAGCGAGATCGTCGTCCCCGTGCACGATGCCTCGGGGCGTGTCGTCGCCGTCCTCGATATCGACAGCGACGAGCTGGATGACTTCACTGCCGAGCTCGATGCCCCCGAGCTGGAGCGCTACGTGAGGCTCCTTAGTCCACTCTTCCCCTTGCGCGATGACACTTAG
- a CDS encoding PAS domain-containing sensor histidine kinase has translation MKHSLYQRARRLLESWLRGGGLWINRHSYIRIALIISSVLFSVLSLFVSDRLVAKIALEEHEKLEMWTNAVRATNSYDQDMTMTYLYRILEANTAIPIIVTDQDGVIISYNNIDLPEEGAERYLQRELARMRGGYPPIVISETASPQYVYYSDSNGLRYLTIFPYIQLGGFVLFLLVALVAIISLKRSDQNRLWEGLSRETAHQLGTPISSLMAWKEYLESMGTEPMVTEEMGKDIERLGIIADRFQKIGSATKLQTLDLHEVLLRALHYMQPRISRQVELVPPKAPEEPILVSLSEPLIAWVFENLIKNAVDAMQGKGTISFAYQLGSDRVFVDITDTGKGIPKGELRRIFRPGVTTRQRGWGLGLSLALRIIEEYHKGRIYVLRSTPGVGTTFRIELDRLPS, from the coding sequence GTGAAGCACTCCCTATACCAGCGCGCCCGGCGTCTCCTCGAGAGCTGGCTACGAGGCGGAGGCCTATGGATCAATAGGCATAGCTACATACGCATCGCGCTGATCATCTCCTCCGTCCTCTTCTCCGTCCTCTCGCTCTTCGTCTCCGATCGGCTCGTGGCCAAGATCGCCCTCGAGGAGCATGAGAAGCTGGAGATGTGGACCAACGCGGTGCGCGCCACCAATTCCTACGACCAGGATATGACGATGACCTACCTCTATCGTATCCTGGAGGCTAATACCGCCATCCCCATCATCGTCACCGACCAGGATGGCGTCATCATCAGCTACAACAATATCGACCTGCCCGAGGAGGGCGCAGAGCGCTACCTACAGCGCGAGCTGGCCCGCATGCGCGGCGGCTATCCCCCGATTGTCATCTCCGAGACGGCCTCCCCGCAGTACGTCTACTATTCGGATAGCAACGGCCTGCGCTACCTGACAATCTTCCCCTACATTCAGCTGGGGGGCTTCGTCCTCTTCCTCCTCGTGGCACTCGTGGCCATCATCTCCCTCAAGCGCTCCGACCAGAACCGCCTCTGGGAGGGGCTTTCCCGCGAGACAGCCCACCAGCTCGGTACGCCCATCTCCTCCCTCATGGCCTGGAAGGAGTACCTAGAGAGCATGGGCACCGAGCCCATGGTCACCGAGGAGATGGGGAAGGACATCGAGCGTCTCGGCATCATCGCCGACCGCTTCCAGAAGATCGGCTCGGCGACCAAGCTCCAGACCCTCGACCTCCACGAGGTGCTGCTGCGTGCCCTGCACTACATGCAGCCACGTATCTCGCGCCAGGTAGAGCTCGTCCCGCCCAAAGCGCCCGAGGAACCTATCCTCGTCTCACTCAGTGAGCCGCTGATCGCCTGGGTCTTCGAGAACTTGATCAAGAACGCTGTCGACGCCATGCAGGGCAAGGGTACGATCAGCTTCGCCTACCAGCTGGGCTCGGACCGCGTCTTTGTCGATATCACGGATACAGGCAAGGGGATCCCTAAGGGCGAGCTGCGCCGTATCTTCCGGCCTGGGGTGACGACCCGCCAGCGTGGCTGGGGGCTCGGGCTCTCGCTGGCGCTGCGCATCATAGAGGAGTACCACAAGGGGCGCATCTACGTCCTGCGCTCCACGCCTGGCGTGGGCACGACCTTCCGCATCGAGCTGGATCGCCTCCCCAGCTGA
- a CDS encoding DUF2891 domain-containing protein yields the protein MKKFASLLTLLVLPQLGLAQQLTSADELQRLVAMPLKNIFVEYPNKTSHIQLDSTELGLSPRDLHPAFYGSFDWHSSVHSHWMLVEVLATQPQLGLRREIIAALDAHLTAEKMRGEAAYFDRKLAGTYERTYGWAWLLQLSRQLHLLTRSEDAELRDKAKGWSQAVDILADKIVAKWKAYLPKMHYPNRIGTHSNSAFALGFALDYARERGDRDFEAALMAKARELYLGDKRIPAHLEPNATDFISPALMTADLMTRVLEPREYRRWLSRYFTPEGLDRLCQPLVITDLTDYTIVHLVGLSFTRAWTMARVARALPLRDKLRQRLERMAPIIYRQGMEQIFASGYGGDHWLASFARYADEVLQGKQ from the coding sequence ATGAAGAAGTTCGCCTCCCTCCTTACCCTCCTCGTGCTGCCCCAGCTTGGGCTAGCCCAGCAGCTGACGAGTGCCGATGAGCTGCAGCGCCTGGTGGCCATGCCGCTCAAGAATATCTTCGTCGAGTACCCCAATAAGACGAGCCACATCCAGCTCGACAGCACGGAGCTCGGCCTGTCACCGCGGGATCTGCATCCCGCCTTCTACGGCAGCTTCGACTGGCACAGCTCGGTGCACAGCCACTGGATGCTGGTGGAGGTGCTGGCGACCCAGCCCCAGCTCGGCCTACGTCGTGAGATCATCGCTGCCCTAGACGCCCACCTGACGGCGGAGAAGATGCGCGGCGAGGCCGCCTACTTCGACCGCAAGCTGGCGGGTACCTACGAGCGCACCTACGGCTGGGCCTGGCTGCTGCAGCTCTCACGCCAGCTACACCTGCTCACACGCTCCGAGGACGCCGAGCTCAGGGACAAGGCCAAGGGCTGGAGCCAGGCGGTAGACATCCTAGCCGACAAGATCGTCGCCAAGTGGAAGGCCTACCTGCCGAAGATGCATTACCCCAATCGCATCGGCACGCACTCCAACTCCGCCTTCGCCCTCGGCTTCGCCCTAGACTATGCCCGTGAGCGTGGAGACCGAGACTTCGAGGCCGCGCTGATGGCCAAGGCTCGGGAGCTCTACCTCGGGGACAAGCGCATCCCAGCGCACCTAGAGCCCAACGCGACGGACTTCATCTCCCCCGCGCTGATGACGGCCGACCTCATGACACGCGTCCTCGAGCCTCGCGAGTACCGCCGCTGGTTGAGCCGCTACTTTACCCCCGAGGGGCTAGACCGCCTCTGCCAGCCGCTGGTGATCACGGACCTGACGGACTACACGATCGTCCACCTCGTAGGCCTCTCCTTCACCCGCGCCTGGACGATGGCGCGTGTGGCGCGTGCCCTGCCTCTGCGTGACAAGCTGCGTCAGCGCCTGGAGCGTATGGCCCCGATCATCTACCGCCAGGGGATGGAGCAGATCTTCGCCTCGGGCTATGGCGGCGACCACTGGCTGGCGAGCTTCGCCCGCTATGCCGATGAGGTACTCCAGGGCAAGCAGTAG
- a CDS encoding polyprenol monophosphomannose synthase, whose protein sequence is MHSDSLVIIPTYNERENIAQMIDTVFALPHAFHLLVVDDGSPDSTAAIVREKQAEYPEALHLLERSGKQGLGTAYIAGFRWALERDYAYIIEMDCDFSHPPIKLLELRAACHERGADVAVGSRYVPGGAVKNWPLDRIMMSRGASLYVRLIMGMPVMDPTAGFVCYRREVLETMELSEVHFKGYAFQIEMKYTAYCLGYKITEVPITFEDRVLGTSKMNTSIFKEAFVGVVKLRYWHSRGTSPCVAADPRGTTLALYP, encoded by the coding sequence ATGCATAGCGACAGCCTAGTCATCATACCCACCTACAATGAGCGTGAGAACATAGCGCAGATGATCGATACGGTCTTTGCCCTGCCTCACGCTTTTCATCTCCTCGTCGTCGACGACGGTTCGCCCGACAGCACCGCCGCCATCGTACGCGAGAAGCAAGCTGAATACCCCGAGGCGCTGCACCTGCTTGAGCGCTCGGGCAAGCAAGGCCTCGGCACTGCCTATATCGCGGGCTTCCGCTGGGCGCTGGAGCGCGACTACGCCTACATCATCGAGATGGACTGCGACTTCAGCCATCCGCCGATCAAGCTGCTGGAGCTGCGCGCTGCCTGCCACGAGCGCGGGGCAGACGTGGCGGTCGGCTCGCGCTACGTGCCTGGCGGCGCGGTGAAGAACTGGCCCCTGGACCGCATCATGATGAGCCGTGGAGCCTCGCTCTACGTGCGCCTCATCATGGGCATGCCCGTCATGGATCCCACGGCGGGCTTCGTCTGCTACCGCCGCGAGGTGCTGGAGACGATGGAGCTCAGTGAGGTGCACTTCAAGGGCTACGCCTTCCAGATCGAGATGAAGTACACGGCCTACTGCCTCGGCTACAAGATCACGGAGGTGCCCATCACCTTCGAGGACCGCGTGCTGGGGACGTCGAAGATGAATACCTCGATCTTCAAGGAGGCCTTCGTCGGTGTCGTCAAGCTTCGCTACTGGCACAGCCGTGGCACCTCCCCCTGCGTCGCCGCTGATCCTCGAGGCACGACGCTAGCGCTCTACCCCTAG
- a CDS encoding ribonuclease HII: MAREGKERQALRAHFSPLGIMECGCDEAGRGCLAGPVVAAAVILPKRFAHPLLNDSKQLTETQRELLRPIIEAEALSWGIGVCSPEEIDQMNILQASITAMHRAIDQLVLSPELLLIDGNRFRPYPGIPHECIVKGDATYRSIAAASILAKTERDRLMLELEEQYPGYGFAEHKGYPTPQHRAALAELGPSPVHRLSFRLL; encoded by the coding sequence ATGGCTCGAGAAGGAAAGGAGCGCCAGGCACTCCGCGCACACTTCTCCCCGCTGGGGATCATGGAGTGCGGCTGCGATGAGGCGGGGCGGGGCTGCCTGGCTGGACCCGTAGTAGCCGCCGCGGTGATCCTGCCCAAGCGCTTCGCCCATCCGCTGCTCAACGACTCCAAGCAGCTCACCGAGACCCAGCGCGAGCTCCTTCGCCCCATCATCGAGGCTGAGGCGCTGAGCTGGGGAATAGGCGTCTGCAGCCCCGAGGAGATCGACCAGATGAACATCCTGCAGGCCTCCATCACGGCCATGCACCGCGCTATCGATCAGCTCGTGCTGAGCCCCGAGCTGCTGCTCATCGACGGTAACCGCTTCCGTCCCTATCCTGGGATCCCGCATGAGTGCATCGTCAAGGGCGACGCCACCTACCGCAGCATCGCAGCCGCCTCGATCCTGGCGAAGACGGAGCGCGATCGGCTGATGCTGGAGCTAGAGGAGCAGTACCCTGGCTATGGCTTCGCCGAGCATAAGGGCTACCCGACGCCGCAGCATCGCGCCGCCCTCGCTGAGCTTGGCCCGAGCCCCGTGCATCGCCTGAGCTTCCGCCTGCTCTAG
- a CDS encoding aminotransferase class V-fold PLP-dependent enzyme: MYDIAAIRQEFPILSQEVYGKPLVYLDNAATTQKPRCVLEAIERAYTSANANVHRGVHYLSQIATEHHEAARRRVADFVGAPSAEGLIFTRGTTEAINLVAYCVGERYVKPGDEILVSTMEHHANIVPWQLMCARRGAELRVVPLTPTGELNMEAYRELLGERTRLVALAHVSNVLGTVNPVAECVRLAHEAGALVLLDGAQAVAHTSVDVAALGADFYAFSAHKVYGPTGIGALYGRPELLDELPPYMGGGEMIERVSWERTTYNVLPFKFEAGTPDYVGSTAFAAALDFVSTLGLDEIAAHEEELLHYATERLRGEFEDSYILGTAREKGGILSFGIGQIHPFDLGTLLDRLGIAIRTGHHCAEPLLRSLGHEAVARASFALYNTREEVDRFFEALHRVVPMLR, encoded by the coding sequence ATGTACGATATAGCAGCGATACGTCAGGAGTTCCCCATCCTGAGCCAAGAGGTCTACGGCAAGCCCTTGGTCTATCTAGATAATGCCGCCACGACGCAGAAGCCGCGCTGCGTCCTCGAGGCCATAGAGCGCGCCTATACCTCGGCCAATGCCAATGTGCACCGCGGCGTGCACTACCTCAGTCAGATAGCCACAGAGCACCACGAGGCGGCACGCCGTCGCGTGGCGGACTTCGTCGGTGCGCCCAGCGCCGAGGGGCTGATCTTCACCCGCGGTACGACCGAGGCGATCAACCTCGTGGCCTACTGCGTCGGCGAGCGCTACGTCAAGCCTGGCGATGAGATCCTCGTCTCGACGATGGAGCACCACGCCAATATCGTCCCCTGGCAGCTGATGTGCGCGCGCCGTGGGGCCGAGCTGCGTGTCGTGCCCCTGACGCCTACGGGCGAGCTGAATATGGAGGCCTACCGCGAGCTGCTCGGTGAGCGGACGCGCCTCGTGGCGCTGGCGCATGTGAGCAATGTCCTCGGCACGGTCAATCCCGTGGCGGAGTGCGTACGCCTAGCCCACGAGGCTGGGGCGCTGGTCCTCCTCGACGGAGCGCAGGCTGTGGCGCACACCTCGGTGGATGTCGCCGCACTCGGGGCGGACTTCTACGCCTTCAGCGCGCACAAGGTCTACGGCCCCACGGGCATAGGGGCGCTCTACGGGCGCCCTGAGCTGCTGGATGAGCTACCGCCCTATATGGGAGGTGGCGAGATGATCGAGCGGGTGAGCTGGGAGCGTACGACCTACAACGTGCTGCCCTTCAAGTTCGAGGCCGGCACGCCTGACTACGTCGGCTCGACGGCCTTTGCCGCTGCGCTGGACTTCGTCAGTACTCTCGGGCTGGACGAGATTGCCGCCCATGAAGAGGAGCTGCTGCACTACGCTACGGAGCGGCTAAGGGGGGAGTTCGAGGACAGCTACATCCTCGGCACAGCTCGGGAGAAGGGAGGCATCCTCTCCTTCGGCATCGGGCAGATCCATCCCTTCGACCTCGGCACGCTGCTGGATCGCCTCGGCATCGCCATACGCACGGGGCATCACTGCGCCGAGCCGCTGTTGCGTAGCCTAGGGCATGAGGCCGTGGCACGCGCCTCCTTCGCTCTCTACAACACGCGTGAGGAGGTCGATCGCTTCTTCGAGGCGCTCCATAGGGTCGTACCCATGCTCCGCTAA